One genomic segment of Paenibacillus sp. FSL H8-0332 includes these proteins:
- a CDS encoding acetylxylan esterase, protein MPLVDMPLEQLLTYEGRNPRPANFEAYWEQALQEMRNTDARVELVRSEFQVPFAECFHLYFTGTGGARIHAKLVKPKHVAGPHRAVVQFHGYAHHSDDWADKLIYASLGFTIATLDCRGQGGLSEDVGGVKGTTHKGHLIRGLDDAPERLLFRQIYLDAAQLAGIVMDMPEVDAARVGAIGGSQGGGLALACAALEPRINRAAPSVPFLCDYKRVWEMDLARDAYEELRTFFRHRDPQHLRENEIFERLGYIDVQHLADRISGKVMMGVGLLDTVCPPSTQFAAYNRIRCEKKLEIYPDFIHERLPGFEDKTIQFLLEM, encoded by the coding sequence ATGCCGCTAGTCGATATGCCGTTAGAACAATTATTAACGTATGAGGGACGTAATCCCCGTCCGGCCAACTTCGAGGCTTATTGGGAACAAGCACTGCAAGAGATGAGAAATACGGATGCCCGTGTGGAACTGGTGAGAAGCGAATTTCAGGTTCCGTTCGCCGAATGCTTCCATTTGTATTTCACGGGGACAGGCGGAGCGCGTATCCATGCGAAGCTGGTCAAGCCGAAGCATGTTGCAGGTCCGCACCGGGCGGTAGTGCAGTTCCATGGGTACGCCCACCACTCGGATGACTGGGCCGACAAGCTAATCTATGCTTCCTTGGGCTTTACTATAGCCACATTGGATTGCAGAGGCCAGGGAGGACTGTCTGAAGATGTTGGCGGGGTCAAAGGAACCACACATAAAGGGCACCTGATCCGCGGACTGGATGATGCGCCCGAACGGCTGCTGTTCCGGCAGATCTATCTTGATGCGGCACAGCTCGCCGGAATTGTAATGGACATGCCGGAAGTGGATGCGGCCCGCGTCGGTGCAATCGGCGGATCGCAGGGAGGGGGGCTGGCGCTGGCCTGTGCGGCGCTTGAGCCGCGGATCAACCGGGCTGCACCCAGTGTTCCGTTCCTGTGTGATTATAAACGGGTATGGGAAATGGACCTGGCCCGAGATGCCTATGAGGAACTGCGGACGTTTTTCCGTCACCGCGATCCCCAGCACCTGCGGGAGAATGAGATTTTTGAACGGCTCGGCTATATTGATGTTCAACACCTGGCGGACCGGATCAGCGGGAAGGTGATGATGGGTGTGGGATTGCTGGATACGGTGTGTCCGCCTTCGACACAATTCGCCGCCTACAACCGAATCCGCTGCGAGAAGAAACTGGAGATCTATCCCGATTTCATCCATGAACGGCTGCCGGGCTTCGAGGACAAAACCATACAATTTCTGCTTGAAATGTGA
- a CDS encoding histidine kinase, giving the protein MAFLLVIIPLYLWGLVMNQSGQEVVQKQISESMASRVHFYLTSLETELTRLTRLKLEYVNDDDLLLLATVPNQLNDYERTRALLSAKSKLYLLKSSSPFVENVKLYIPSLDRSINANNFDSAMPPEELEGILNPAHMKSPIFGMGEKLLMSGVYPDAVYAGRPPVLAIEIQLSRPEILRSLSSMAEGEGGGAVWMDTGGQWQIASGVEDSLLAAFGEALRGELLNDSGESGQYRLESAGIDYFGASEYSPLLGTTLAVFVPAETVLEPLNKHRNWIWGESLVALLLAVVFSYWIYRFIHKPMRRLITSFRRVEIGDLSVRLYHGNQDEFNYVYNHFNHMLERIQELIHEVYEQQIRSQQSELKQLQSQINPHFFYNTFFILQGLVRMREHEVAERMLHHLSGYFQFITRSGAEQVSLLAEMKHAWSYVEIQNIRFAGTVTAELEPIPQGWEASMVPRLIVQPLIENAYAHGLENKLAEGMLRVTFREEGADRLVIGVEDNGESLDDEQLNALRRTLALAEEAMETTGILNVHRRLQLNYGPAFGIEVSRSELGGLKVLLMIRREEGRQP; this is encoded by the coding sequence ATGGCTTTCTTGCTTGTCATTATTCCGCTCTACCTGTGGGGCCTGGTCATGAATCAATCCGGACAGGAGGTCGTCCAGAAGCAAATCTCGGAATCCATGGCCAGCCGTGTCCACTTCTATCTGACTTCGCTGGAGACAGAGCTGACACGGCTGACGCGGCTGAAGCTGGAGTATGTCAATGACGATGATTTGCTCTTGCTGGCGACGGTTCCGAACCAGTTGAACGATTATGAACGGACCCGCGCCTTGTTATCCGCCAAGAGCAAATTATATTTGCTCAAAAGCTCCAGCCCGTTCGTGGAGAACGTTAAGCTGTATATTCCTTCCCTGGACCGAAGCATCAATGCCAACAATTTCGACAGTGCGATGCCGCCTGAAGAACTGGAGGGCATTTTGAACCCGGCCCACATGAAATCACCGATCTTCGGCATGGGCGAGAAGCTGCTGATGAGTGGCGTCTACCCCGATGCGGTGTACGCCGGCCGGCCGCCAGTGCTGGCCATCGAAATTCAGCTGTCACGCCCGGAGATTCTCCGCTCACTCTCCAGCATGGCCGAGGGGGAGGGCGGCGGAGCTGTATGGATGGACACCGGCGGCCAGTGGCAGATTGCCTCCGGTGTGGAGGACTCGCTGCTGGCTGCGTTCGGGGAAGCTCTCCGCGGGGAGTTGCTCAACGACAGCGGCGAATCCGGCCAATACCGGCTGGAGTCAGCAGGCATTGACTATTTTGGAGCCAGTGAATATTCACCGCTGCTGGGGACGACTTTGGCCGTGTTTGTACCTGCGGAGACGGTGCTGGAGCCGCTGAACAAGCATCGCAACTGGATTTGGGGAGAGTCGCTGGTCGCTTTGCTGCTCGCCGTAGTGTTCTCTTACTGGATATACCGGTTTATTCATAAGCCGATGAGGCGGCTGATTACTTCCTTCCGGAGAGTGGAGATTGGTGATCTGAGTGTCAGGCTCTATCACGGCAATCAGGATGAATTCAATTATGTATATAACCACTTCAATCATATGCTGGAGCGGATTCAGGAGTTGATTCATGAGGTGTATGAGCAGCAGATCAGATCCCAGCAATCCGAGCTTAAGCAATTGCAATCGCAGATTAACCCCCATTTTTTCTACAACACCTTCTTCATTCTGCAGGGTCTCGTTCGTATGAGGGAACATGAAGTAGCCGAGCGGATGCTTCACCATCTCAGCGGCTATTTTCAGTTTATTACACGTAGTGGAGCAGAGCAGGTCAGTCTGCTTGCAGAGATGAAGCACGCATGGTCTTATGTGGAGATTCAGAATATACGTTTCGCCGGTACGGTCACAGCCGAACTGGAGCCCATCCCGCAGGGGTGGGAGGCTTCCATGGTGCCTCGGCTCATTGTCCAGCCATTAATTGAGAATGCTTATGCCCACGGGCTGGAGAACAAGCTGGCAGAAGGGATGCTGCGGGTAACCTTCCGGGAGGAAGGGGCGGACCGGCTGGTCATCGGGGTGGAAGACAACGGCGAATCGCTGGACGATGAACAGCTGAATGCGCTGCGCAGAACGCTGGCTCTTGCTGAAGAAGCGATGGAGACGACAGGAATCCTCAATGTGCACCGCCGGCTTCAGTTGAATTATGGTCCGGCGTTCGGAATTGAAGTATCACGCAGTGAACTGGGCGGATTGAAGGTGCTGCTGATGATAAGACGGGAAGAAGGGAGACAGCCATGA